The region GCAAGGTCGACCTCTTCTTCATTGAGACCATTTTTCTCGTTGCCAAAGAGAATCGCCACGTGGCTATTGGCGTACTGCGGGAGATTTTGCGCAAATTCCTTGGCAGTGAGGCTAAAAAATTTACGATTTTTACCCAACCGTCGGCTGGTGGCCACCACAAGGGTCATGTCGGCAAGCGCTTGGGGCAGAGTGGCGAAGTGTTGGGCGTTTTCATAGATATCAAATGCGCTCAAACTCCACGTGCGGATAGCGGTTAAGTCCTCAGGACTCTGCATATCGACAATGCGAAGACGGTGCACGCCCATCGCTTTCATCGCTCGGCAGATGGCGCCAATGTTGGCTTGCCCTTCGGGTCGTACTAAAACAATGGTAATATTCTCTAAAACAGTTACATATTTTGCACAAGACATAGCTATCATCGTACCATATTTTATGGCTTTAGGCAAGATAGCGCAAGGCTTTTTCGCAAGAGGACTCTTGTCAAAAGTGCGTGGTTGTGGTATGATTTGACGCATGAGTGTGGACAAAGAAGATAAACTAGGCGATTTTTTACTAGAGAAGACCGAGAAAATGTTAACATGGCGCAAGCGACATAAAATGTTGTCGCGTGAGCGATCACGGCGTAAAGGGTTTTTCCTTGATCTCCTTACAAGTATCCCCAGCACCTTATTGATTGTCTTTTTACTTAATTTATACGTGATTCAAGCCTATGTGATTCCCTCAGAGTCGATGAACACAACGTTGCTCCCAGATGATCGTATTTTTGTCGACAAATTCCATTATGGTCCTGAAATTTGGCTTGGGGTGGACAAACATTTGCCTGCCATTAATCCTGTGGTGCGTGGACAGATCATCACGTTCCCCAATCCCGATTATGAGAGCAAAGGGGTTATCTTTGAGACACTACGTCGATTCCTCTTTTATATTTCTTTAACTTCTGTAGACATCGGGCGTGATGCACAAGGCAATCCGCCTATTGATCTTTTGATTAAGCGTGCTGTCGGCTACAACGGTGATCGCCTAATTTTCCGTGATGGGGAACTCTTCATTAAGGGCGAAGGTGAGAGCTTTGAGCTTCCTGAACACTTCTTTCAACGGGTCAATAACATCTCCTATTATACGCAACGTGGGTACACACAAGATAATAGCGAACTGGTTGCCAAGCTCGCGGAGTATTCGATCTATCGCGATTTACGCTTAACCCTACCCGCTCATTTAGAGCGATTTGAAGAATTTTCTCAAGAGCGCACCCGTTATTTAGGGCGCATCACGCAAGGCAATCCTTTTCCTAGGAGTTTAGCCAGCATGATGATTTATGCAAACCGTCAAGAGAAGTTGGATGATTACTACCGCCATAATCGTGGGATCTATGTCCCACATGGCTATGTTTTGCCCTTGGGCGATAATCGCGACAACTCTTTAGATGGGCGCTACTTTGGGGTTATTCCACAAAAAATAGTACAAGGTAGGGCATTTTTACGTATGTGGCCTTGGGATAGAATAGGTGGAATTCACTAAACACCATGAGAAAGAAGGTTAAATTTCGCAAACATTCGTATCAACAAACTCGCGCGATGATAAAGCAGATCTTTCGCTATGTACTCTTTATTTTTCTTTTGATTGCGCTTTTAACCTTTACAAAGTTTGCTCTCGTGGCCACTTATCGGGTTGAAGCGGAGGGGATGTCGCCCTATTATCCTAAGGGTAGTATGGTGATGGCAAATGCCTTTGGCTTAAGTGATTTTTATGATCATTTACCTCTTAATAAAGAGATTAAGCGAGGGCACGTTGTCTTATTGCAAACGCATCAGGAGAAGGAGGAGCAATCATGGCTAGGGTACTTGTTCAATCCGGGGTTACGCTTTATTTCGGGTAATTTTTTCTGGATTAAGAGTAAAAAAGAGCGCAGTGGCATTCCCCATCTCATGATGAAGCGCGTGATTGCCCTGCCGGGGGATCGGATTCGGCTAGAGGGCAATGAGGTCTTTGTCCAGACTCCCTCGCACACCTTTTTTGTGAGCGAATTTGAGGCCTCATCGTTACAATATGAGATTACAACGCCCTTGCGTCGAGAAGATTGGTTGCCCTTCTCGCCTTTCTCGGGTGATTTGGTTGAGTATCTCCTAGGCGAGGATGAATACTTTGTTCTAGGCGATAACCGTACGCTTATTAACGATAGCCGCAATTTTGGTCTCATCACAAAACGCGACATCCATGCGGTGGTACTCTTTAAGTACTTGGGTCGGTAGAACAACTTCCTGCTAATATAAAATACGCCCTTGTCAAAGAGCAAGACTCTAGCTATAATATAGTTATGAATGCAGAGAAATTACGAAGATTATTTATTGGCTTTTTTACACAGCATGATCATGTGGAGATTTCTGGTCGATCGGTAATACCGGAAAACGATCCCACAGTGCTTTTTACCACGGCGGGCATGCATCCATTGGTGCCCTATCTTCTGGGTGAGCCTCATCCTTCGGGGCGACGTTTGACCGATGTGCAAAAGTGTATCCGCACAGGCGATATTGAGAGTGTTGGTGATGCGCATCACTTAACGTTTTTTGAGATGCTGGGCAACTGGAGCTTAGGCGACTACTTTAAATCAGAGATGATTGCGATGAGCTATCAATTTTTAACCTCGCCAGATTACTTGGGTATCGACCCTTCTCGGTTGCATGTTACGGTGTTTGCCGGCGATGATGAGGTTCCCCGTGATGAGGAGTCGGCGCGCTTATGGCAAGAGATGGGCATCGCTCCTGAGCGTATCTACTTTTTAGGACGCGAGGATAATTGGTGGGGACCCGCCGGACAGACCGGCCCTTGTGGGCCTGATAGCGAGATGTTTTTAGATACCGAAAAAGAGCCCTGTAGCGCCGAGTGTCGACCGGGTTGTAGTTGTGGCAAGTACATTGAGATTTGGAACGATGTCTTTATGGAGTACGACAAGCAAGAGGATGGATCTTATCTTCCTTTAAAGATGAAAAATATCGATACAGGCATGGGTTTGGAGCGTACCCTCTGTCTCTTGTTGGGTAAAAAAAATGTCTACGATACCGAACTCTTTCAACCGATTATCCAGAAAATTGAAGAGATTTCGGGTCATCGCTATACTGGCGAAGAGAGCGAAGAGACGACGAAAGCCTTTCGTGTGATCGCCGATCATATTAAAACCGCTACTATGATTATGAGTGATGAGCGTGGCATTCGCCCAAGCAATGTGGGGCAGGGGTATATCTTGCGCCGTTTGATTCGTCGTGCGGTTCGATTTGGGCGGAAACTGGGCATTGAGGTATCATTTTTGCCACAGCTTGCCGATGTCGTGCTAGATATTTATCGAAATAGTTACCCAGAAATGCAAGATAAGCGTAATTTTTTGCATGACGAGTTACGCTTAGAAGAAGAACAATTTAGTCGCACACTGATGCAAGGCGAGCGTGAATTTCTCAAAATGTTGCCCTCTTTATTGAAAAATCCGCAAAAGATGATGAGTGGTCGCTTGGCCTTTAAGCTCTACGATACCTATGGGTTTCCGATTGAGTTGACCGAGGAGTTAGCGCGCGAGCATGGCTTAGGTGTCGATCGTACAGAGTTTGATGCGGCCTTTGCCAAGCATCAAGAGGCAAGTAAAGCGGGCGCGGATAAGCTCTTTAAGGGTGGTTTGGCGGATGATAGCATGGCCAGCACGCGTTATCATACGGCGACACACTTACTGAATGAGGCATTACGGCGTGTCTTGGGCGATGGCGTGCATCAGGCGGGTAGTAATATTACGCCAGAGCGTTTACGTTTCGATTTTAACTGGAATGATAAGTTAAGCGAAGAGCAAATCGTACAAGTAGAGGCGTTGGTGAATGCACAAATTGAGGCGAATTTACCTATTGGGTTTGAAGTGATGTCGATTGAAGAGGCAAAAAATATCGGCGCACAGGCAATGTTTGAAGGTCGTTATGATGAAAAGGTGAAGGTCTACCGCATGGGCGACTTTTCCGTTGAGGTCTGTGGTGGGCCACATGTGGAACATACTGGCGAGTTAGGCAAATTCAAAATTGTCAAGGAGCAATCCAGTAGCCGTGGGGTGCGACGCATCAAAGCGATTTTAGTGGATTAATCAAAAGAGACCGCATTTGCGGTCTCTTTCTTTATATAGACGCGTAAAAAATTTACGCTTTTCCTGCGGAACCAAGAACGTTTTGATTCTTGTACATGTAGAGTTTTTTGAGCTCATCACGTGCAGGCCCGAGGTATTTGCGCGGATCGAATTCGGATGGTTGCTCGGCGAAAACCTTACGGATCATCGCAGTCATAGCAAGGCGACCGTCGGAATCGATGTTGATTTTACAGACAGCGCTAGCAGCGGCACGGCGAAGTTGTTCTTCTGGAATACCAACGGCATCAGGCACTTTGCCACCGAATTGCTCGATGATGCGTACGTACTCCATGGGTACGCTAGAAGATCCGTGAAGAACGATAGGGAAACCAGGAAGACGCTTTTCGATCTCTTCGAGAATGTCGAAGCGGAGTTCTGGTGGAACCAAGACGCCATCGGCATTGCGGGTACATTGATCGGGGGTGAATTTGGTGGCACCATGACTGGTTCCAATCGAGATAGCAAGACTATCAACACCGGTACGCTTGACGAAATCTTCGACTTCATCGGGCTCGGTGTAGGTGTGATGCTCGGCAACCACGTCATCTTCGATACCAGCAAGGATACCAAGCTCACCTTCAACGGTTACGTAGTGCTCTTGACTATGAGCAAAATCAACCACTTGCTTGGTCAGTGCAACGTTCTCTTCGTAAGGAAGGTGGCTACCATCGATCATAACGGACGAGAAGCCAGACTCGATACACTCTTTGCAGAGCGCCAAGCTGTCGCCATGGTCTAGGTGAAGGACGATAGGGATATCGTATCCGAGCTCTTTAGCATATTCGGTGGCACCTTTAGCCATGTTGCGAAGCAAGGTCGCGTTGGCATACTTGCGTGCACCCGAAGAAACTTGTAAAATGACGGGACTCTTGGTCTCGACACAGGCTTGAACGATGGCTTGAAGTTGTTCTAGATTATTGAAGTTGTAGGCAGGAATCGCATACTTGCCAGCCATGGCTTTAGCGAATAGGTCTTTGGTGTTTACCAAACCTAAATCTTTGTAACTAACCATATATTGACTCTCCTAAAAAATACATATTGGCTCTCGCTGCGAGCGCCTAAATTAATTATACAATATTTCGAAGAAAATAGCACTAGGTCCGCGCTTAAATATATTGAATTTACCATAAATTTTCTCAAAAGCTAATAAATTGAGTTGTAGTTTTTTGAAAAATGTGCTACTCTAAACCAGAAAAGACCGACTAGCAATAGTTGGTTGGTTATTTTAGCATAATGAAGCTTTGTAGGAAGGTAAACGTATGGAAGATGAAAACAAAGAAGCTCTCGTGGTTCGTTCTAAAGTGAAGAGCTATATAAAAGAGAAGAGCGATGGGATGAAGTGCTCGGAGAAGGTGATCGATATCTTGTCTGACCGCGTAAGGGAGCTTTGTGATGCTGCCATCGAGAATGCCAAGCGCGACAAGCGTAAGACGGTACAAGAGAAGGATTTTTAGGATTCTTTTTTGTGTTTTAGAAAGAAAAAACCTCACCTGCTGGTGAGGTCTTCTTTTCTCTTTAAGAGAGATTAATTCATGATGCCGTCTTTCTGCGCCATGTACTTGACGAGATCGACAACACGATTGGAGTAACCCCACTCATTGTCGTACCAAGAGACAACCTTGAAGAAACGTTCTTCGTTAGGAAGGTTGTTTTGCTTGGTAGCAAGGCTGTCGTAGATACTCGATCGTGCATCGTGGATAAAGTCGGTGGAGACCAACTCTTCGTCGGCATAACCAAGAATATCTTTGAGGTAGCTCTTGCTAGCCTTCTGCATGAGCTTGTCGATCTCCGCGATGGAGGTCTTCTTCTCGGTGCGGAAGGTAAGGTCAACCACAGATACCGTAGGCGTAGGCACGCGGAAAGACATACCAGTGAGTTTTCCCTTGGTTACAGGAAGAACTTCACCTACAGCCTTAGCAGCGCCAGTGGTGCTAGGAATGATGTTGATAGCCGCAGCACGCCCACCACGCCAATCTTTGGCGCTTACGCCATCGACAGTCTTTTGGGTTGCGGTGTAGCTATGGATCGTGGTCATCAAACCAGTCTCGATGCCAATGCCCTCTTCGAGCAAGACATGAACGACAGGAGCAAGACAGTTGGTCGTACAGCTAGCATTGGAGACAATGTTATGCTGACTAGGATCATACTCTTCGTGGTTCACGCCCATAACGATAGTCTTTACGCCACCCTTAGCAGGAGCGGAGATAACGACTTTCTTCGCGCCGGCTTCGATGTGTCCATGAGCTTTGTCCATGTCGGTAAAGAGACCGGTGCTCTCGATGACATAGTCAACACCTAGCTCTTTCCATGGAAGCACTTTAAGACCCTCACGGCTAGCTTGGATACAGCGAACTTCGTGTCCATTAACAACAATGATGTCGTTGTGGTCTAAGCCATCGCTACTCTTTTTCGACTCAAATTTAGCTTTCATCTGTCCTTGTGTTGAGTCATACTTAAGCTGATAAATGAAGTAATCCGCGTCAGTCGACATGTCGACAACCGCTACTACATCAATTTGATTCTTTTCCTTGCCCAAGAGCTTCTGATTGACCAAAGCTTGGAAAACTAAACGTCCGATGCGACCAAAACCATTAATCGCTACTTTCATACTTCTATCCCCCTATTCAGGTGAAAATAAAGATTTTATCTTCTCAAAAATAGTATACTCAAAAACGCCAACTCTGTCAATGAAGTAGGAAGAATCCTTCAGGAATTCCTAGCACGGGGGAGCTTGATTGGGGTAGTTGGTTGGGGTCGCGGAGGAGAAAGAGTTCATCTTCGGTGGTGATGACATCGGGGCGCACGGTGGGTTGCACTGATCCTGCGGAGCTAAACTCACCCAACTCGTCGATGGTTACGCGCCCAAGCTCACTGTTGTTGATGATTTCAAAGTAGGGTGCGCCACTGATGAGGCGACTATTGCCTTTTGCAATGATGATAAATTGATCGCCAGTCTTGACACCGTGCAGGGATCCAACGCTAATTAAGATACGAGATCCTTCACGACGCATCACTTGCGCACGGATCGGAATGGTTGCGTCGATCATTTTAATGATATCGTTCATCGCATCTTCAATACGCGTATTCCCCGTACGGTTGAGGCTGAAGCTCTGAATAAGTGTGCCGGTGTTGACCATATAGAGATCGGCTTGGGTAAAGAGGCGACGATCGCGCTCGATAAAGCGTAAAATAATGCTGTAATCCATGTGTTGATTGTAGGCGGTTTGCCAAGCTTCACTTTGGGTTTGGCTAGCACCTGCGTCGGTGAGTTCGAAGCGGGTGTTAAAGCGCATTTTGTCGACAAAAACTTGTTGTAGGAGCGCGTCGACACCATATTGCCCCAAGAGCGATTCTCCTTGAATACGCGTAACCAGAATACGCAAGGGACGCCCCATCGGCATGTGGGAGAGACCAAATTTTTTGGCAGGATTGGGATAGGTTTGGCGCTCCTCGCGAGCTAAAACGGTGAGCATTTCTGGCGTGGCAATGCCCTCCTCTTTGAGGAGGCGAAGTTGATCGACGTAGCTTAAAGGAAAACCTTGTTGCGCAAAGATGCGACCCATTTCAAAACGTGCTTGAGCGTCGTGGGGGTTGAGAATGAGGGAGCGACGATAGCTTTGCAAGGCGCGGGTATTATCGAGATTACGGGAGAGGAGCCGAGCTTGTTCTCGTCGTTGGCTGGCAAAGGTGTTACGCTCTTTATCGCCAATGGCAAAATTTCGCATGATAAAATCTTCTGCACTTAAGCGATGTAACTCATGGCTAGGCTGTAGTTTAAGAAGCTCTACATAGGCATTGTATGCCTTGGTGAGGTCGCCCGATCGTTCCAGTGCCTCGGCAAGGAGCGCCCAGACTTCGGTCTCTTCTCGCCCACGGCCTTTGATGAGCTCTTCTAAGACTTTAACCGCTTCATCATAACGGGTAAGCCCCATCAGCACTTGACTTCGACGCATGGCTAATTGATGAAAGTTAGGGTTGATCCGATAGACGGCATCATATTCAATGAGTGCCTCGCGCCACTTGAGCTGTTTTTCGTAGTGAAGACCTGCATGAAAACGTACCAATGCATCTTGGGGAAAGTAGAAGATAGCTTGACGAATGTAGGGTGTGGAGCGGTGGAATTCGCGTCTGTCGTCGAAGATGAGAGCAAGGCTAAGGAGCGCACGACGATTTTGTGGGCGCTCTTTGAGCATCTTCTCGATCAATGCGATGGCGTTATCGCTACGGCCTTCTAAAAGGTTGACCTCTGCCATGCCAAATTGCGCATCAACATTATTAGGCTCTTTGGAGAGGACATCTTGAAAGATGGCTCTTGCCTGCCCACTCTGACCCAATCCGGTGTGGGCGCGTGCGCGAAGCGTTTTCGCATCAACATTATTAGCAAGACGATCGTAGAGATTGAGGTTGCTAAGTACTTCATGATATTCGCCAAGAAAAAAGTAGACTTCGCTGATGCGTAGGCGTGCTTCGGCATAGTTGGGGTTGATGTTGAGGGCGCGTCGAAAGAGGGTAATCGCCTGAAAGAAATCTTGCCGTTCGGTGGCGGCTAAGCCCTCTTTGTAGAGATCCATGGCGCTCTGTTGCGGGGGAGCGATTTGCGTTTGGGCAAAATTCATCGGGATGACAAAGAAGGAGAAGAGCAGTATACCGACAATGGGGCTAATCTTTTTCATGTTTTCTATCCTTTATAAGTTCTACGCTTTTAATTTTTTGTCCATCGACCTCACGGGCAATGAAGAGAGCATCCTCATACTCCACTTCTTGATGAAGGGCGGGGACTCTGCCAAAAAGATTATACAAAAATCCACCGAGTGTGTCAAAGTTATCGTTGGGAAGCGACATATGCAAGAGCGCGTTGAGTTCGTCAATGGCGATACGTGCGTCGATCATGTAGTGTCCGCTGCCGAGGTTGTGGATCTCTTCGGTTTCGTTGTCGAATTCATCTTGAATGCTACCAACAATCTGCTCGATGATATCCTCCAGTGAGAGAAGACCACTCACTCCGCCGTACTCATCTAAGACCAGAGCCATATGCACATGGCGTTTTTTGAACTCACGTAATAAGCCGTCGAGCTTTTTACTTGCAGGAACAAAGAATGGCTCGCGACAGTAGCGTTCGAGTTGGAAAGGCTCTCTCTCTTGGCTGTAGAGATAGCGGATGAGATCTTTGCTATAAAGCACACCAATGACGTTGTCTACCCGATTTTTGTAGACGGGATAGCGCGAGTAACGGTGATCTAAGATGATCGTTAAGATCTCCTCAAAGGAGCTATCCGCATTGAGAAAGATGGCATCAACGCGCGGCACCATCACTTCGATGGCGCTGGTCTCTTCTAGGGAGAGAATGCCTTGGATCATCTTCTCTTTTTCGGCACTAATTGCTTTGGGTTCCTCTTGTCTCTTTTTTTGCGAAATCCAATTTTTAAATAAAGCCATAAATGTCGAACGCAGCTTATTGCAAGCTTAGCTCTTTTAACTCCTTCATGATAAGTTCTTGTTCTATAAGCATCGGCTCATTAGCCTCATTTGTTGCGTGGTTTTTTCCTAAAAGGTGTAAAATTCCATGAATGATGACTCTTTTGGTCTCTTCGTGGAGGCTGACGTTAAATTCTTGTGCATTTTGGGCGACGGTTGCCAGACAGATGAGGATGTCGCCAAGACTCTTGGGCTCGTCGTCTTGGCTGAGTTGGAGAAAGGGATCGTCTGGCTCCTCCTCCAGGGTGAAGGTGAGGACGTCGGTGGGATAATCTTTGCCACGGTAGGTGCGATTGAGCTCTTGCATGGCTTGTGCGTCGATAAAGCTTAGGCTAAAAATCTCTTTAATGTTTAAATGAGTAACAACTGCCTGCACAAACGCTTCTAACGCTGATGGTTGGATGGATGGGGGCAGTGGCTCTTCATAAAAAATATCGATCATTTACTCTTTCTCTCCTTTGGGGTATTCAATACGATGGTGATACTGCCCGATGAGCGATTGCACGAGCGAGAATTTTATCTTGCCTAAATCCTTTAGAGCTAAAGGGCTATCTTGTAGCTCTTTGGTTTCAATTTTATGGCTAATAATATCGTCTACCAACTTGGCGATGGTGGTTTGATTGGGCTTTTTGAGGGTGTGGCTGGCAGCTTCTACTGAGTCGGCCAGCATGACAATGGCGCTCTCCTTACTGCGCGGACGCGGTCCTGAGTAGCGAAAATCCGCCTCATTGATGCTCTGTTCGGGGTCGCTAAGCTCTTCTTTAGCACGCGTATAGAAAAAGCTCACCAGACTCTCGCCATGGTGCTCACTAATAATATCCAAGACCTCTTGGGGTAGGCGAATCTCTTTGCCCATTTCATAACCGATGCGCACATGACTACGGATCATCGCCGCGGAGAGGTTGGCGCGCATGCTGTTGTGTTTGTTGGTGCCTTTTTGTTGATTTTCGACAAAGTATTCAGGATTTTCCATCTTTCCAATATCGTGATAGTAGGCTCCCACCCGCGCCAAAAGACCTTTCGCGCCGATATGTTGACAGGCATTCTCCGCCAGTATCGCTACATTGAGGCTATGGGTGTAGGTGCCGGGGGCGAGGTATTGTAGCCGTCTTAGCGTGGGCGCATTGAGGTTGCAGAGATCGAGCAGGCGATAGTTGGTAGGCAGATTGAGCATCCGTTCAACGATTGGGCTGATGGTGAGCGCAACGGGTGAGACTAGGAGTCCACTGACAATCGCAACCATCAAACTAGGCAGATCAAACTCTTCTGTAGCGTTTACCATGGCGAGAATAAAGAACGCAAGCGCTTGGAGCAGTGCTTGCCAAAAAGAGGCCAAAAAGAGGCGATTACGATTGGTTGCATGGTGGGCAAGATAGATAGCAACTGGCATGCTCATGAGCAGATAGATAATGGAGAGCATATCAAAGCGTACCGCCAGTGCAAAGATGAGCAGATAATGGAGCGAGAAGAGGAGTCCTATACGGTAGCCAAAGAGCAAGGTGATGGCAAAGCTAACGGCAATTGCTGGGCTCATCATGACGGCGGGGACTCTATAGGGTGCGCCTTGCCAGGTAAGAATAAAGAAGGTGGAGATCAAGGCGATAAAGGCGATCGCGAGTATCATGTAGTAGCGCTTGGCGATGGGTTTGAGGCGATCGAGTTTAATGATGGCTTCGCGATAGAGAGCATGAATAATGGCAATGATTGCCGCGGTAATCAAGAGCATGTAGAGGATGGAACCTATTTGTTCTTGTTGCAGAAGAATGGGTGATATTTCTGTAATTTGATGGCGTTCTAGGTTGGTAAAGTTGAGGTTGGGTTGCAAGAAGAGGTGAATGAGTGCTTTGGCAAAGAGTTGCACTTCAAGGTCATAGGGTAAAAGCGCGTGGTCGATGTAACCATGGATGTTCTCTATGGTGAGGAGCTCTTTTGCGGATAAGAGCATATCGTGATGGTTATCTTCACGAATGAGGACAAATCCCCCTCGCTCGGCTTCTCTAGGGAGCTCTCTGCCAGTGTAGCCGATGGCGTAGATTTGGGCTAAAATGTCTTCACTGATGGTATAGATTTGTTCCATTTGTATGAGATTGAGCTCTAAGGAGTCTAGTTGTGGGCTGGCTAACACCTGACGTAACAGAAGGCTGGGGTTGTTCGACTGTAAGACGCTCTGTCTAACAATGGCAAAGTGCTGTTGGCTTTGGTGAGAGCTCCTTTTATGATAGACTGGAATTAATGCATGATTACTCTGTTCGCTGTAACGGTGGTGGATGTTGTGCCAAATGGGGCGGCCTTGGGCAAAGGTTAAAATTAGCATAAGGAATAACGCTTGCAGAAGAAGATAGGTGAGTAAGTAATATTTCTGACGCAAGAGGGGATTCATGAAGAGGAATATTGCATGATAAGGTCTCTTAAACATATGTCTCCTAGTATCTATAGCTAGTATTTTGAAGGGAAACGATAAAAAAGTCAATAGATAGGCGCAAGCATTCGATATATTTAGAGAGAGCGCAGTGTTAGGTAAGGAAAGGAGGGCGTGGCATCATGGGGCAGGAGCTTGTTTATTCTACAGCAGTGATGCACAAGGCACAGCAGGTGGTGATGCCAGTAACTTCTTATCGTGTTGGCGAATTTCGCTTGGAGAGTTCTTTGGAGGCAGGGGAGTATTTGGTTGCCTCGATGCTTGAGCCAGAGCAACAGCAAACAAAGATCGGTCAAAGTCGCATCCCCTTACTTGCGCATGGGGAGGTTGCTTATGTAGGACAACCGATCGCCTTGCTTTTAGCCCCTACCCTCTGGCAAGCGCATGTTGCGCGTGAGAAGCTGGCGATTCACTACCCTGCGCACTCCACGAGCGCCTCATTGCAATTGTCGCCTTTTTTGCGCAAAAAAGTTGTTCCCACTTCGCAGTCCGATCACTTTTTTGTCCAGCGAAATGTGAAGAAGGGGTTCGACTTAGAGTATATTTTTAGTACTGCGCATCAGACCTTTAGCCAGAAGTATCATGTCGATCGGCGAAATCTCGAGCTAGAGAATGAGCTGGGGGTCTTTGCTGGTTATGAGGATGGCAAGGTGATTGTCTATTTGGCTTCGATTTGGAGCAATCGCATCCGTATTGCGCTGATGCGTCTCTTCGACTTATCTTGCGAAGAGTTAGAGATTC is a window of Entomospira culicis DNA encoding:
- a CDS encoding hemolysin family protein, with translation MALFKNWISQKKRQEEPKAISAEKEKMIQGILSLEETSAIEVMVPRVDAIFLNADSSFEEILTIILDHRYSRYPVYKNRVDNVIGVLYSKDLIRYLYSQEREPFQLERYCREPFFVPASKKLDGLLREFKKRHVHMALVLDEYGGVSGLLSLEDIIEQIVGSIQDEFDNETEEIHNLGSGHYMIDARIAIDELNALLHMSLPNDNFDTLGGFLYNLFGRVPALHQEVEYEDALFIAREVDGQKIKSVELIKDRKHEKD
- the ybeY gene encoding rRNA maturation RNase YbeY; its protein translation is MIDIFYEEPLPPSIQPSALEAFVQAVVTHLNIKEIFSLSFIDAQAMQELNRTYRGKDYPTDVLTFTLEEEPDDPFLQLSQDDEPKSLGDILICLATVAQNAQEFNVSLHEETKRVIIHGILHLLGKNHATNEANEPMLIEQELIMKELKELSLQ
- a CDS encoding HDIG domain-containing metalloprotein codes for the protein MFKRPYHAIFLFMNPLLRQKYYLLTYLLLQALFLMLILTFAQGRPIWHNIHHRYSEQSNHALIPVYHKRSSHQSQQHFAIVRQSVLQSNNPSLLLRQVLASPQLDSLELNLIQMEQIYTISEDILAQIYAIGYTGRELPREAERGGFVLIREDNHHDMLLSAKELLTIENIHGYIDHALLPYDLEVQLFAKALIHLFLQPNLNFTNLERHQITEISPILLQQEQIGSILYMLLITAAIIAIIHALYREAIIKLDRLKPIAKRYYMILAIAFIALISTFFILTWQGAPYRVPAVMMSPAIAVSFAITLLFGYRIGLLFSLHYLLIFALAVRFDMLSIIYLLMSMPVAIYLAHHATNRNRLFLASFWQALLQALAFFILAMVNATEEFDLPSLMVAIVSGLLVSPVALTISPIVERMLNLPTNYRLLDLCNLNAPTLRRLQYLAPGTYTHSLNVAILAENACQHIGAKGLLARVGAYYHDIGKMENPEYFVENQQKGTNKHNSMRANLSAAMIRSHVRIGYEMGKEIRLPQEVLDIISEHHGESLVSFFYTRAKEELSDPEQSINEADFRYSGPRPRSKESAIVMLADSVEAASHTLKKPNQTTIAKLVDDIISHKIETKELQDSPLALKDLGKIKFSLVQSLIGQYHHRIEYPKGEKE